A window from Bosea sp. ANAM02 encodes these proteins:
- the cysW gene encoding sulfate ABC transporter permease subunit CysW → MSDATLPSVSAKAPKRRFGRIRGESPVVQVALIAVSLAFLLLFLLLPLVTVFIEAAAKGWEAYRAAITEPDALAAIRLTLLVAAIAVPFNIVVGIAAAWAAAKFEFRGKNLLISLIDLPFSVSPVISGLVFVLLFGAQGYFGPWLQANDLKIVFALPGLILATIFVTFPFVARELIPHMQSQGSSDEEAALTLGASPGRVFLSVTLPNVKWSLFYGVLLCNARAMGEFGAVAVVSGKIRGLTNTMPLHIEILYNEYMGAAAFAVASLLAGLALVTLVLKTLLEWRYGDAIAASRRH, encoded by the coding sequence ATGTCTGACGCGACCCTGCCCTCTGTCTCGGCAAAGGCACCAAAGCGCCGTTTCGGCCGCATACGCGGCGAGAGCCCCGTCGTTCAGGTCGCGCTGATCGCGGTTTCGCTCGCCTTCCTGCTGCTCTTCCTGCTGCTGCCGCTGGTCACGGTCTTCATCGAGGCCGCCGCCAAGGGCTGGGAGGCCTATCGCGCCGCGATCACGGAACCGGATGCGCTGGCGGCGATCCGCTTGACGCTGCTCGTCGCGGCGATCGCGGTGCCGTTCAACATCGTCGTCGGCATCGCCGCCGCCTGGGCCGCCGCCAAGTTCGAATTCCGCGGCAAGAACCTGCTGATCAGCCTGATCGACCTGCCCTTCTCGGTCTCGCCGGTGATCTCGGGCCTCGTCTTCGTGCTGCTCTTCGGCGCGCAGGGCTATTTCGGGCCCTGGCTTCAGGCCAACGATCTGAAGATCGTCTTCGCCCTGCCCGGCCTGATCCTCGCCACGATCTTCGTCACCTTCCCCTTCGTGGCGCGCGAACTGATCCCGCATATGCAGTCGCAGGGATCATCCGACGAGGAGGCGGCGCTGACGCTCGGCGCCTCGCCCGGGCGCGTATTCCTCTCCGTGACGCTGCCGAACGTGAAATGGAGCCTGTTCTACGGCGTGCTGCTCTGCAACGCCCGCGCCATGGGTGAGTTTGGCGCCGTCGCGGTCGTCTCGGGCAAAATCCGCGGCCTGACCAACACCATGCCGCTGCATATCGAGATCCTCTACAACGAGTACATGGGCGCGGCCGCCTTCGCGGTGGCCTCGCTGCTGGCAGGGCTAGCCCTTGTCACCCTCGTGCTCAAAACCCTGCTGGAATGGCGCTACGGCGATGCGATCGCCGCCAGCCGCCGCCACTGA
- the cysT gene encoding sulfate ABC transporter permease subunit CysT: MTAATTTFRWREPSILPGFGLAFGITVTALSLIVLIPLAALFLKAASAGPADIWAVATSPRTLAALRLSFTAALFAALVNAVFGLILAWVLVRYEFPGRRLIDAAVDLPFALPTAVAGISLATIYAPNGWVGSLLAPLAFKLTIPFTDLSFGFDGKVAYTPLGVIVALIFIGLPFVVRTVQPVLEELQSDVEEAAALLGASRARTIFRVILPPVLPALMTGFVLAFARAVGEYGSVIFIAGNVPMISEIAPLLIVIRLEQFDYAGAAVVATMMLLIAFALILAGNLIQARARRRFGDV, translated from the coding sequence ATGACGGCGGCGACGACGACCTTCCGCTGGCGCGAGCCGAGCATCCTGCCCGGCTTCGGGCTGGCGTTCGGCATCACCGTGACGGCGCTGTCGCTGATCGTGCTGATCCCGCTGGCGGCGTTGTTTCTCAAGGCCGCCAGCGCCGGCCCCGCCGATATCTGGGCGGTGGCCACCTCGCCGCGGACGCTCGCCGCGCTCAGGCTTTCCTTCACCGCCGCCCTGTTCGCTGCGCTCGTCAACGCCGTGTTCGGCCTGATCCTGGCCTGGGTGCTGGTGCGCTACGAATTTCCCGGCCGGCGCCTGATCGATGCGGCCGTCGACCTGCCCTTTGCCCTGCCGACGGCTGTCGCCGGCATCTCGCTCGCGACGATCTACGCGCCGAACGGCTGGGTCGGCTCGCTGCTGGCGCCGCTCGCCTTCAAGCTGACGATCCCTTTCACCGATCTCTCCTTCGGGTTCGACGGCAAGGTCGCCTATACGCCGCTCGGCGTGATCGTGGCGCTGATCTTCATCGGCCTGCCCTTCGTGGTGCGCACCGTCCAGCCCGTGCTGGAAGAGTTGCAGAGCGACGTCGAGGAAGCCGCCGCCCTGCTCGGTGCCAGCCGCGCCCGGACGATCTTCCGGGTGATCCTGCCGCCTGTCCTGCCGGCGCTGATGACCGGCTTCGTTCTCGCCTTCGCGCGAGCGGTCGGAGAGTACGGCTCGGTGATCTTCATCGCCGGCAACGTGCCGATGATCTCCGAGATCGCCCCGCTGCTGATCGTAATCAGGCTGGAGCAGTTCGACTATGCCGGCGCCGCCGTGGTCGCGACGATGATGCTGCTGATCGCCTTTGCCCTGATCCTCGCCGGAAACCTGATCCAGGCCCGCGCCCGCCGGAGGTTCGGCGATGTCTGA
- a CDS encoding sulfate ABC transporter substrate-binding protein, translating to MMRPAYSRLLRAGLVLGAFTLCFGVVAGARAQTELLNVSYDPTRELYREINTAFIAAWNAKNPDRKISTIRQSHGGSGAQARTVIDGLTADVVTLALAGDIDAVAERSKKLPLDWQKRLPHNSAPYTSTIVFLVRKGNPKAIGDWGDLVKPGVQIVTPNPKTSGGARWNYLAAWAYAEKAFNKDEAKVRDYIAKLLANVPVLDTGARGATTTFTQRGIGDVFLSWENEAFLALKEFGADKFDIVVPSLSILAEPPVALVDTNVDARKTREQAQAYLEFLYTPKGQAIIARNFYRPRNPEAADSKDVANFPKVELVTIDDVFGGWRKAQPTHFGDGGTFDQLYKPAR from the coding sequence ATGATGCGACCTGCTTATAGCCGCCTCCTTCGGGCCGGACTGGTTCTGGGAGCCTTCACGCTCTGCTTCGGCGTCGTCGCCGGAGCGCGCGCCCAGACCGAGCTCCTCAACGTCTCCTATGATCCGACCCGCGAGCTCTATCGCGAGATCAACACGGCCTTCATCGCCGCGTGGAACGCGAAGAACCCCGACAGGAAGATTTCGACGATCCGCCAGTCGCATGGCGGTTCAGGCGCGCAGGCCCGCACGGTGATCGACGGGCTCACCGCCGATGTCGTGACGCTGGCGCTGGCCGGCGACATCGATGCCGTCGCCGAGCGCTCGAAAAAGCTGCCGCTCGATTGGCAGAAGCGCCTGCCGCACAATTCCGCGCCCTATACCTCGACGATCGTCTTCCTCGTCCGCAAGGGCAATCCCAAGGCGATCGGGGACTGGGGCGACCTCGTGAAGCCGGGTGTCCAGATCGTCACGCCGAACCCGAAGACCTCGGGCGGGGCGCGCTGGAACTATCTCGCCGCCTGGGCCTATGCCGAGAAGGCCTTCAACAAGGACGAGGCCAAGGTCCGCGACTATATCGCCAAGCTCCTCGCCAATGTCCCGGTGCTCGATACCGGCGCGCGCGGCGCGACCACGACCTTCACCCAGCGCGGCATCGGCGACGTCTTCCTGTCCTGGGAGAACGAGGCCTTCCTAGCGCTGAAAGAGTTCGGCGCCGACAAGTTCGACATCGTCGTGCCGAGCCTGTCCATCCTGGCCGAGCCGCCGGTCGCGCTGGTCGATACCAATGTCGACGCCAGGAAGACTCGCGAACAAGCGCAGGCCTATCTGGAGTTCCTCTATACGCCGAAGGGACAGGCGATCATCGCCAGGAACTTCTACCGCCCGCGCAATCCCGAGGCTGCCGACAGCAAGGACGTCGCCAATTTCCCGAAGGTCGAGCTGGTGACGATCGACGACGTCTTCGGCGGCTGGAGAAAGGCCCAGCCAACCCATTTCGGCGATGGCGGCACCTTCGACCAGCTCTACAAGCCGGCCCGCTGA
- the cysG gene encoding siroheme synthase CysG encodes MTERLPEPTAARIEPLATLPLFHKLEGRKVVLAGGTEGALWKAELLAAAGAELHVFAGGEEALFAGLAQGEIGHRVHVHGRAWQADDLTDAAIAVADLDDVDAVHAFVAAARQAGVPVNIVDKPEHCDFAFGALVNRSPLIVAVSTDGAAPVFGQAIRTKIEALLPAGLKNWAQAAADWRPAVQARELPFALRRAFWELFAGKAMAEPERVPNPDDEAELFAKLSRIEAAHDGKGRVTLVGAGPGDPELLTLKAIRALQSADIILYDDLVSPGVLELARREARRMLVGKTGYGPSVKQGDINALIVSLASQGKHVVRLKGGDPGIFGRAGEEIEACHAAGIPVAIVPGISAAQGAAASLGLSLTHRDHARRLQFVTGHSRKGELPDDLDWRAMADPAASTVIYMARATLPGFRERAIAAGLDPRTPAVAVLAATRPDEQRVAATIADLPERLGELPANGPVLVLIGHAFGPALSVTNPAEDRRRA; translated from the coding sequence ATGACCGAAAGACTGCCCGAACCCACCGCGGCCCGCATCGAGCCGCTGGCGACACTGCCGCTCTTCCACAAGCTGGAGGGGCGCAAGGTCGTGCTCGCCGGCGGAACCGAAGGCGCGCTGTGGAAGGCTGAACTGCTCGCGGCGGCCGGGGCCGAGCTGCATGTCTTCGCTGGCGGCGAAGAGGCGCTGTTCGCAGGGCTGGCGCAGGGCGAAATCGGCCATCGCGTGCATGTGCACGGACGAGCCTGGCAGGCGGACGACCTCACCGACGCGGCAATCGCCGTCGCCGATCTCGACGATGTCGATGCGGTCCATGCCTTCGTCGCGGCGGCGCGGCAGGCGGGCGTGCCGGTCAACATCGTCGACAAGCCCGAGCATTGCGATTTCGCCTTCGGCGCGCTGGTCAATCGCTCTCCCTTAATTGTGGCCGTCTCGACCGATGGCGCGGCGCCCGTTTTCGGCCAGGCGATCCGCACCAAGATTGAGGCACTGCTCCCGGCCGGGCTGAAGAACTGGGCGCAGGCCGCGGCCGACTGGCGCCCCGCCGTCCAGGCGCGCGAACTGCCCTTCGCGCTCAGGCGCGCTTTCTGGGAACTCTTCGCCGGCAAGGCCATGGCAGAGCCGGAGCGCGTTCCGAACCCCGACGACGAGGCCGAACTGTTTGCGAAGCTCTCCCGGATCGAGGCCGCTCATGACGGCAAGGGCCGCGTGACGCTGGTCGGCGCCGGCCCGGGCGACCCGGAATTGCTGACGCTGAAGGCGATACGCGCCCTGCAGAGCGCCGACATCATCCTCTATGACGACCTCGTCTCGCCCGGTGTGCTGGAGCTGGCGCGGCGCGAGGCCAGGCGCATGCTGGTCGGCAAGACCGGCTATGGCCCCTCGGTGAAGCAGGGCGATATCAACGCGCTGATCGTCTCGCTGGCGTCGCAGGGCAAGCATGTCGTGCGCCTGAAGGGCGGCGACCCCGGCATCTTCGGCCGCGCCGGCGAGGAGATCGAGGCCTGCCACGCAGCCGGCATTCCGGTCGCGATCGTACCGGGCATCTCGGCTGCGCAGGGGGCGGCGGCCTCGCTCGGCCTGTCGCTGACCCATCGCGACCATGCGCGGCGCCTGCAATTCGTCACCGGCCATTCGCGCAAGGGCGAATTGCCTGACGATCTCGACTGGCGCGCCATGGCGGACCCCGCCGCCTCGACCGTGATCTATATGGCGCGCGCCACCCTGCCCGGCTTCCGCGAGCGCGCCATCGCCGCGGGCCTCGATCCGCGGACTCCGGCCGTCGCCGTGCTCGCCGCCACGCGCCCGGACGAGCAGCGCGTCGCCGCGACCATTGCGGACCTGCCGGAGCGGCTTGGCGAATTGCCGGCGAACGGCCCGGTTCTCGTCCTGATCGGCCATGCCTTCGGCCCAGCCCTGTCCGTCACGAATCCTGCGGAAGACCGCCGCCGGGCCTGA
- a CDS encoding DUF934 domain-containing protein — MPLLDRTGSREDRWTLSEGAAIGNIPAALVPWEVLAEALDAQEPEQVIGVLIPNNVPFAELAPFLPRLTLVAIAFPAYSDGRGFSLARQIRRLGFAGEIRASGPLIADQFAYALSCGFDTIELPEANAARQPVPQWLHAKDSFSATYQRGYGESGRNVLDQRRAARAAAPVAAE; from the coding sequence GTGCCGCTGCTTGACCGGACCGGAAGCCGCGAAGACCGCTGGACCCTTAGCGAAGGAGCCGCGATCGGCAATATCCCGGCCGCGCTCGTGCCCTGGGAGGTGCTCGCCGAGGCGCTCGACGCGCAGGAGCCCGAGCAGGTGATCGGCGTGCTCATCCCCAACAACGTGCCCTTCGCCGAGCTCGCGCCTTTCCTGCCGCGATTGACGCTCGTCGCCATCGCCTTTCCGGCCTATTCGGACGGGCGCGGCTTCAGCCTCGCCCGCCAGATCCGGCGCCTCGGCTTCGCGGGCGAGATCCGCGCCAGCGGCCCGCTGATCGCCGACCAGTTCGCCTACGCGCTCTCCTGCGGCTTCGACACGATCGAATTGCCGGAGGCGAACGCCGCGCGCCAGCCGGTACCGCAATGGCTGCACGCCAAGGATTCGTTCAGCGCGACCTACCAGCGCGGCTATGGCGAGAGCGGCCGCAACGTCCTCGACCAGCGCCGGGCGGCGAGAGCCGCCGCGCCCGTCGCAGCGGAGTGA
- a CDS encoding nitrite/sulfite reductase, which translates to MYRYDEFDERFVRERVAQFTDQVARRLDGSLTEDEFKPLRLKNGVYLQLHAYMLRIAVPYGTLNSQQLRQLALIGERYDRGYGHFTTRQNLQFNWPKLRDVPAILGLLADVEMHCIQTSGNCIRNVTADHFAGVAQDEIEDPRPTAELIRQWSSAHPEFSYLPRKFKIAVTGAEADRAVIKAHDIGLRLRRHPETHETCYEISVGGGLGRTPMIGKVVRDYLPKKDLLAYLEAIMRVYNLEGRRDNKYKARVKILVHEIGAEEFTRRVEAEFAQLDGPSINADPEEVARIAAYFAPPRYEVLPAVSNTLEAAKAANPAFARWVEVNTVPHKAPGYTALTISLKPIGQAPGDATSEQMRRVADLAERYSFDELRVTHAQNLVLPHVRQRDLYAIWQQLGEAGLATANVGLVTDIISCPGLDYCALATARSIPIAQAIQSRFADEARQREIGPLGIKISGCINACGHHHVGHIGILGLEKRGIESYQITLGGDATENAAIGEILGPGLAAEEVPDAIERIVSVYLAARSEGESFIDNVRRIGLAPFKAAFQETARAAA; encoded by the coding sequence ATGTATCGTTACGACGAATTCGACGAGCGTTTCGTCCGGGAGCGGGTGGCGCAGTTCACCGACCAGGTGGCGCGCCGGCTCGACGGCTCGCTGACCGAGGACGAGTTCAAGCCGCTGCGGCTCAAGAACGGCGTCTATCTTCAGCTCCACGCCTATATGCTGCGGATCGCCGTGCCCTACGGCACGCTGAACTCGCAGCAACTGCGCCAGCTCGCGTTGATCGGCGAGCGCTACGACCGCGGCTATGGCCATTTCACCACGCGCCAGAACCTGCAGTTCAACTGGCCGAAGCTGCGCGATGTGCCCGCCATCCTCGGCCTGCTCGCCGATGTCGAGATGCATTGCATCCAGACCTCCGGCAATTGCATCCGCAATGTCACGGCCGATCATTTCGCTGGCGTCGCACAGGACGAGATCGAGGACCCGCGCCCGACCGCCGAACTGATCCGGCAATGGTCCTCGGCCCATCCCGAGTTCAGCTACCTGCCGCGCAAGTTCAAGATCGCGGTGACCGGCGCCGAGGCCGACCGTGCCGTGATCAAGGCGCATGATATCGGGCTGCGCCTGCGCCGCCACCCGGAAACGCATGAGACCTGCTACGAGATCAGCGTCGGCGGCGGGCTCGGTCGCACGCCGATGATCGGCAAGGTCGTGCGCGACTACCTGCCGAAGAAGGACCTGCTCGCCTATCTCGAGGCGATCATGCGGGTCTATAATCTCGAGGGCCGGCGCGACAACAAGTACAAGGCGCGCGTCAAGATCCTCGTCCACGAGATCGGCGCCGAGGAGTTCACCCGCCGCGTCGAGGCCGAATTCGCCCAGCTTGACGGCCCCTCGATCAACGCCGATCCGGAAGAGGTCGCGCGCATCGCCGCCTATTTCGCGCCGCCGCGCTACGAGGTGCTGCCGGCCGTCAGCAACACGCTGGAGGCGGCCAAGGCCGCGAACCCGGCCTTCGCCCGCTGGGTCGAGGTCAACACGGTGCCGCACAAGGCGCCGGGCTATACCGCACTGACGATCTCGCTGAAGCCGATCGGCCAGGCGCCCGGCGACGCGACCAGCGAGCAGATGCGCCGCGTCGCCGATCTCGCCGAGCGCTATTCCTTCGACGAGTTGCGCGTCACCCATGCGCAGAACCTCGTGCTGCCGCATGTCCGCCAGCGCGATCTCTACGCGATCTGGCAGCAACTCGGCGAAGCGGGCTTAGCCACCGCCAATGTCGGGCTCGTCACCGACATCATCTCCTGCCCCGGCCTCGACTATTGCGCGCTGGCGACGGCCCGCTCGATCCCGATCGCGCAGGCGATCCAGAGCCGCTTCGCCGACGAGGCACGCCAGCGCGAGATCGGCCCGCTCGGCATCAAGATCTCCGGCTGCATCAATGCCTGCGGCCACCACCATGTCGGCCATATCGGCATTCTCGGCCTGGAGAAGCGCGGCATCGAATCCTACCAGATCACGCTCGGCGGCGACGCCACCGAGAATGCCGCGATCGGCGAGATTCTCGGCCCCGGCCTCGCCGCCGAGGAGGTGCCGGATGCGATCGAGCGGATCGTCTCCGTCTATCTCGCCGCGCGTAGCGAGGGCGAGAGCTTCATCGACAATGTCCGCCGCATCGGCCTCGCGCCGTTCAAGGCCGCCTTCCAGGAGACCGCCCGTGCCGCTGCTTGA
- a CDS encoding DUF2849 domain-containing protein codes for MAAQAKRVPLPAILLANDLLDGDVVFAFIDGSGPLAWTRDPALALVAADDAAAERLEAFAAAELRGNKVVDAYLVDVAIESGSPVPRHFRERFKTLGPSNRPDLGKQAGDGIASAPKG; via the coding sequence ATGGCCGCCCAAGCGAAACGCGTTCCGCTGCCGGCGATCCTCCTCGCCAACGACCTGCTCGACGGCGATGTCGTCTTCGCCTTCATCGATGGTTCCGGCCCGCTGGCCTGGACGCGCGATCCGGCTCTCGCGCTGGTCGCGGCCGATGACGCAGCAGCCGAACGGCTCGAAGCCTTCGCTGCCGCCGAGCTGCGCGGCAACAAGGTCGTGGACGCCTATCTCGTCGATGTCGCCATCGAGAGCGGCAGCCCGGTGCCGCGCCATTTCCGCGAGCGCTTCAAGACGCTCGGCCCCAGCAATCGTCCCGATCTCGGCAAGCAGGCCGGAGACGGCATCGCCTCCGCGCCGAAAGGCTGA
- a CDS encoding 2Fe-2S iron-sulfur cluster-binding protein — translation MAVLNVIDRQGRSHELEAVEGWRVMEILRDYKVGIEGVCGGSCDCGTCHVIVAQEWAKRLPEPRDEEIDALDELPLIEATSRLSCQIIWADDLDGLTLTLAEAA, via the coding sequence GTGGCAGTTCTCAACGTCATCGATCGACAGGGCCGGAGTCATGAACTCGAAGCCGTGGAAGGCTGGCGGGTCATGGAGATCCTGCGCGACTACAAGGTCGGCATCGAGGGCGTCTGCGGCGGTTCCTGCGATTGCGGCACCTGCCATGTCATCGTCGCGCAGGAATGGGCCAAGCGCCTGCCCGAGCCGCGCGACGAGGAGATCGACGCGCTCGACGAATTGCCGTTGATCGAGGCGACCTCGCGCCTCTCCTGCCAGATCATCTGGGCTGACGATCTCGACGGGCTGACGCTGACGCTCGCGGAGGCCGCGTGA
- a CDS encoding Gfo/Idh/MocA family oxidoreductase: MSDNPISLGLIGAGIMGERMLRAAIDQPATALRVAGIWDPSTEAMARIGAALPAVAHQPDAAALIAASDCVYIASPPSSHLAHARAALAAGKAVFCEKPLAVDVEDARAFVAEAGDRGAVNFPFASSPAVARLREWIDSGAVGTPQRVSIEVAFANWPRSWQVDAAGWLDGRAQGGFTREVVSHFLFLTRRIAGPFSGLAAKAAYPEAGKSERRIEATLTAGALPVTLTGSVGTTAKDDHNVWTLEGDKGAIRLCDWSRAERRLADGSWQPDPEALSQNEARPLALRRQLEGVAKLTRGEPHHLATLGEAFDVQDIVETILKSG; this comes from the coding sequence ATGAGCGACAACCCGATTTCCCTTGGCCTCATCGGCGCCGGCATCATGGGCGAGCGCATGCTGCGCGCCGCGATCGACCAGCCAGCGACCGCGCTGCGCGTCGCCGGCATCTGGGACCCCTCCACCGAGGCGATGGCACGGATCGGCGCAGCCTTGCCGGCCGTGGCGCATCAGCCGGACGCCGCCGCCCTGATCGCGGCGAGCGACTGCGTCTATATCGCCTCGCCGCCCTCCTCCCATCTCGCCCATGCGCGCGCCGCGCTCGCCGCCGGCAAGGCGGTGTTCTGCGAGAAGCCGCTGGCGGTCGATGTCGAGGATGCCCGTGCCTTCGTCGCCGAGGCCGGCGATCGCGGTGCGGTGAATTTCCCCTTTGCTTCCTCGCCTGCGGTGGCGCGTCTGCGCGAGTGGATCGACTCGGGCGCCGTCGGCACGCCCCAGCGCGTCTCGATCGAAGTCGCCTTCGCGAACTGGCCGCGTTCCTGGCAGGTCGATGCGGCCGGCTGGCTCGATGGTAGGGCGCAGGGCGGCTTCACCCGCGAGGTCGTCTCGCATTTCCTGTTCCTGACCCGCCGCATCGCCGGGCCGTTCTCGGGCCTTGCGGCGAAAGCGGCCTATCCCGAAGCCGGCAAGAGCGAGCGCCGGATCGAGGCGACGCTGACCGCCGGCGCCCTGCCCGTCACGCTGACCGGCAGCGTCGGCACGACGGCAAAGGACGATCATAACGTCTGGACGCTGGAAGGGGATAAGGGCGCTATCCGGCTCTGCGACTGGTCGCGCGCCGAGCGTCGCCTTGCCGATGGAAGCTGGCAGCCCGATCCGGAAGCGCTCTCCCAGAACGAAGCGCGCCCGCTGGCGCTGCGCCGACAGCTCGAAGGCGTGGCCAAGCTGACCCGCGGCGAGCCGCATCACCTTGCAACACTCGGCGAAGCGTTCGATGTGCAGGACATCGTCGAGACGATCCTGAAAAGTGGCTGA
- a CDS encoding O-antigen ligase: MSDSASTINDSHNPTGALRTDDPDRTGAYQGILAGSGLFVLMLSLQPFAGVPEQTAPGESTGNIVNQVGWFGLGLVFLAAMLGLARRDVLARLGFGRWAVVFGIAALSIAQSLDPTASLRGLLLTAIVMIVVAGVLVLPRDERSFAVAAVNACLVLLLLVYAMLVLAPHLVVHSSEGAEGVHAGDWRGHLSHKNFAAPVFSIVAMIGIYGWRSGLRWRGAIVVGLGLLFVLNSGSKTTMGFLPLAIGVVTLARITGRPGLAVLVHLALVGLIAALTVGSVMSPALNAMLKALISDPTFTGRDEIWKFALQRIAEKPWLGYGYASFWQTPAVTGLEENYEASWDIRGIGSGHDSYLDAALTLGVPGAVVTIFILMGLPLVDYLRACRIAANRRLADLFVMVVIFMTYVGMLESFLLNRADPLWVLFALAVVGVGLAGQMRARSPKA, from the coding sequence ATGAGCGACAGCGCCTCGACGATCAACGACAGTCACAACCCCACTGGGGCGTTGCGCACGGACGATCCCGACCGTACCGGGGCGTACCAAGGCATCCTCGCCGGATCCGGGCTGTTCGTCCTGATGCTCTCGCTGCAGCCCTTCGCCGGCGTGCCGGAGCAGACGGCACCGGGCGAATCGACCGGCAACATCGTCAACCAGGTCGGCTGGTTCGGGCTCGGCCTCGTCTTCCTCGCGGCCATGCTGGGACTGGCGCGGCGCGACGTGCTGGCGCGGCTCGGATTCGGCCGCTGGGCCGTCGTCTTCGGCATCGCGGCGCTCTCGATCGCGCAATCGCTCGACCCGACGGCTTCGCTGCGCGGCCTGCTGCTCACCGCTATCGTGATGATCGTCGTCGCCGGCGTGCTCGTGCTGCCCCGCGACGAGCGCAGCTTCGCCGTCGCGGCGGTCAATGCCTGCCTCGTCCTGCTGCTGCTGGTCTATGCCATGCTCGTCCTGGCGCCGCATCTGGTCGTCCACAGTTCGGAGGGCGCGGAAGGCGTGCATGCCGGCGACTGGCGCGGCCATCTCTCGCACAAGAACTTCGCCGCCCCGGTCTTCTCGATCGTGGCGATGATCGGGATCTATGGCTGGCGCAGCGGATTGCGCTGGCGCGGTGCCATCGTCGTCGGCCTCGGCCTGCTCTTCGTGCTCAACAGCGGCTCCAAGACGACGATGGGCTTCCTGCCGCTCGCCATCGGCGTGGTCACGCTGGCACGCATCACCGGCCGCCCGGGGCTCGCGGTCTTGGTCCATCTCGCACTGGTCGGCCTGATCGCGGCGCTGACGGTCGGCTCCGTGATGTCGCCCGCGCTCAACGCCATGCTCAAGGCGCTGATCTCGGACCCGACCTTCACCGGCCGCGACGAGATCTGGAAATTCGCCCTGCAGCGCATCGCCGAGAAACCCTGGCTCGGCTACGGTTATGCCAGCTTCTGGCAGACGCCGGCGGTGACCGGCCTCGAGGAGAACTACGAGGCGAGCTGGGATATCCGCGGCATCGGCTCCGGCCATGACAGCTATCTCGATGCGGCGCTGACCCTCGGTGTGCCCGGTGCCGTCGTGACGATCTTCATCCTGATGGGGCTGCCGCTGGTCGATTACCTGCGCGCCTGCCGCATCGCGGCGAATCGCCGGCTTGCCGACCTTTTCGTGATGGTCGTGATCTTCATGACCTATGTCGGGATGCTGGAATCCTTCCTGCTCAACCGCGCCGACCCGCTCTGGGTGCTGTTTGCGCTGGCGGTCGTGGGGGTCGGCCTGGCCGGGCAGATGCGGGCCAGGTCTCCGAAAGCCTGA
- a CDS encoding sensor domain-containing diguanylate cyclase, translating into MTVLSAANEQVRLNALARYDVLDTPNESVFDRITSLVCSIFAVPMATVTFLDAHRQWFKSRQGITDCEGDRGPAFCNLTIRQSEPLIVTDTHQDGRFANNPLVLGPPFLRFYVGIPLRSTEGQNIGTLCAMSPEPRAISAAEIAILSDLAAVVMETLELRLLATTDGLTGALSRRAFRDEGARTLALAQRHRHDVSCIALDLDHFKSINDTHGHAAGDSVLFGTVAACRRLLRQTDLIGRVGGEEFAVLLPYADRAAALGVAEKLRAGIAAESFDGSEGPFKVTASFGIATLTPASADLDTLLALADAALYCAKSEGRNRCIAAPATDIASVGRRVLKAGQIVFNGGRSAIDCTVKRLSGEGASLAVLSTAGVPERFKLAIAADGFSKTCAIARKAGSEIEVQFA; encoded by the coding sequence ATGACAGTCCTTTCCGCTGCGAACGAACAGGTCCGCCTCAACGCGCTCGCGCGCTACGATGTTCTCGATACGCCGAACGAAAGCGTCTTCGACCGCATTACAAGCCTCGTCTGTAGCATCTTCGCGGTGCCGATGGCGACGGTGACGTTCCTCGACGCGCACCGTCAATGGTTCAAGTCGCGCCAGGGAATTACCGATTGCGAGGGCGATCGCGGTCCCGCCTTTTGCAACCTCACCATCCGCCAGAGCGAGCCGCTGATCGTGACGGACACGCATCAGGACGGCCGCTTCGCCAACAACCCGCTGGTGCTCGGCCCGCCCTTCCTGCGCTTCTATGTCGGCATTCCGCTGCGCAGCACCGAGGGCCAGAATATCGGCACACTCTGCGCCATGTCTCCCGAGCCGCGGGCGATCAGCGCCGCGGAAATAGCGATCCTCTCCGATCTTGCTGCCGTCGTCATGGAAACGCTGGAATTGCGGCTCCTCGCCACGACGGACGGCCTGACCGGGGCGCTCTCGCGCCGCGCCTTTCGCGACGAGGGCGCCCGCACCCTCGCACTCGCTCAGCGCCACCGCCATGACGTCAGCTGCATCGCGCTCGACCTCGATCACTTCAAGTCTATCAACGATACCCATGGCCACGCCGCAGGCGATTCTGTGCTCTTTGGCACCGTCGCCGCCTGCCGCCGCCTGCTGCGCCAGACCGATCTGATCGGCCGCGTCGGCGGCGAGGAATTCGCCGTGCTCCTGCCCTATGCCGATCGGGCGGCTGCGCTCGGCGTCGCCGAGAAGCTGCGCGCCGGCATCGCGGCCGAGAGCTTCGACGGAAGCGAGGGCCCATTCAAGGTCACGGCGAGCTTCGGCATCGCAACCCTGACGCCGGCATCCGCCGATCTCGACACGTTGCTGGCCCTCGCGGACGCGGCGCTCTACTGCGCCAAGAGCGAGGGGCGCAACCGCTGCATCGCCGCGCCCGCGACCGACATCGCAAGCGTCGGCCGGCGCGTACTCAAGGCCGGGCAGATCGTCTTCAACGGCGGCCGCTCCGCCATCGACTGCACGGTCAAGCGGCTCTCGGGGGAGGGCGCGAGCCTCGCCGTGCTGAGCACCGCCGGCGTGCCAGAGCGCTTCAAGCTCGCGATCGCGGCGGACGGTTTCTCGAAGACCTGCGCCATCGCCCGCAAGGCCGGCAGCGAGATCGAGGTCCAGTTCGCGTGA